The following proteins are co-located in the Silene latifolia isolate original U9 population chromosome 1, ASM4854445v1, whole genome shotgun sequence genome:
- the LOC141614419 gene encoding expansin-A23-like — protein sequence MGRVSLCITYGLLITLVTLLVSCKGANDGWDSDAHATFYGDIHGGDTMFGACGYKNLFEQGYGLETAALSTALFNNGSTCGACFELACINSPNCKPNAGTIKITATNFCPPNYTKTHDIWCNPPQKHFDLAEVMFLKLAEYKAGVVPVKFRRVPCVKRGGLKFQIQGNKFWVYVLVFNVGGVGDVVNMKVKGSSSTNWVQMTRSWGQNWHIPMDLSGQSLSFEVTTSDGRTLQALGVAAHNWQLGQTFEAKVNF from the exons ATGGGTAGGGTTTCGTTATGCATAACCTATGGTTTACTAATTACATTAGTAACTCTTTTGGTGTCTTGCAAAGGTGCTAATGATGGTTGGGATTCTGATGCACATGCTACATTTTATGGTGATATACATGGGGGCGATACTATGT TTGGTGCTTGCGGATACAAAAACCTATTCGAACAAGGATATGGACTTGAAACAGCAGCATTAAGCACAGCTTTATTCAACAATGGGAGTACTTGTGGAGCATGCTTTGAATTAGCATGTATTAATTCCCCTAATTGCAAGCCTAACGCCGGAACAATTAAGATCACGGCGACAAACTTTTGCCCACCTAATTATACAAAAACTCACGATATTTGGTGCAATCCTCCTCAAAAACACTTCGATTTAGCCGAAGTCATGTTTCTCAAGCTTGCTGAATACAAGGCCGGAGTTGTCCCAGTGAAATTCAGACGTGTCCCTTGTGTCAAGCGCGGTGGTCTCAAGTTCCAAATCCAAGGGAACAAGTTTTGGGTGTACGTATTAGTGTTTAACGTTGGAGGAGTCGGAGATGTGGTTAATATGAAGGTTAAGGGTTCAAGTTCGACCAATTGGGTACAAATGACACGTAGTTGGGGGCAAAATTGGCATATTCCGATGGATTTATCAGGACAAAGTTTGTCATTTGAAGTTACTACTAGTGATGGTCGGACGTTACAAGCTCTTGGTGTTGCTGCACATAATTGGCAATTGGGTCAAACCTTTGAAGCTAAAGTCAACTTTTAG